From the Deinococcus gobiensis I-0 genome, the window GAACAGCGGGTCGCCCAGGTTCAGCTTGGCGCGCACCGAGTCGAGCAGGTTGGGCAGCAGGCGCAGGATGTTCCCGGCCTGCATCAGGATGACGGTGAAGCGGCCGTCGCTGGGGCTGATGTCGCTGGTGATCGGCAGGCGGTAGTTCGCCATGCCCAGGTTGGCGACCATCACGCCGATGCCCTCGAAACTGCGCTCCTGGCCGTCGATCTTGAGGTTGAAGGTGGTCTTCTTGGGGTTGAGCTGCCGCATGGCGCTGATGGCGTAGGCCAGGGCCCCGAAGCGCTCCTTGAGGTCCTCGCTGTCGCGGATCATGGCGGCGTCGGCGCCCGCCCCCGCCAGCATGCAAAAGCCCTTCTTCTCGCCGCGCACCTCGACCTCGCCCATGTCGAGCCGCAGGGCGTGTCCGGCGAGCACCACGCCGACCAGGCCCTCGGGGTCCTTGGGCAGGTCGAGGTTCTGGGCGATCAGGTTGGCGGTGCCGGCCGGGTAGGCCAGCAGGGGCACGTTGCGGTAGCGCGCGGCGTAGGCCAGGCTGCTGACGGTGCCGTCGCCCCCGGCCCCGACGAGGGTGTGGAAACTTTCGAGGTCCTCGACGTAGGACTCCATCGGCATGTCCTTTTCCAGTTCGCGCTCGACGACCTCCAGGCCGGCGGCGCGCAGGCCCTGCACGAAGGCGGGCAGGCCGCTGTCGCCCTGACCGCTTTTCGGGTTGAAGACCACCAGGACCCGGCGCAGGTCGCCTGCGGGCGTGGGCGAGGAGGCGGGCGCGGAATTCTGCACATCGGGGGGGGGAGTTTGACCCTGCATTTGAGCCGACATTACACTGCCGGCACGGAGGCTCAGCCATGCAACGGATCTTTCTCGCTTCTTTACTGTTCGCCGGAGCGCTCGCGTCCTGTGCGCCGAGCACCGGCAGCGTCGCCGGAGTCACGGTCGCGCCCGTGCTCGTCAAGGTGTCGGAGGCGGCGGCGCGCGGCGGCACGCTGACCATCCAGGGCCGGTATCTCGGCGGCCCGGCCACCGGCCGCGTGCTGATGGGCGTCACCGAGGACGGCCAGGGCGGCTACGCGGTGCCGGCGGCGGCCGTGCAGTCCTGGACCGACAGCCAGATCGTGCTGACGATTCCCGACAATGCCCCCGTCGGCGGGTCGTGGCTGTTCGTGGAGGTCGGGGGCAGGCGGTCGGCCAACGGGCTGCCCTACAGCGTCCGGCAGTAGGCCAGTCGGCCCACACGGGCGCCCTTTCCCCTGCGCCTCTTGCCTTATCTGCCCGCCCGCAGCGCGTCCTGAACGCGCCGGGCGGGTAAACTCTTGGGGTTATGGCGATCCAACGCCCCAAGGGCACCCAGGACCTGCTGCCGGAGGGCAGTCCGAAACTCAGTCTCGACACCCAGGCCTCGGCCTTCACCCACATTCAGGACGTGGCCCGGCGGGTGCTGGAGCGCGCGGGCGCGCAGTTCATCGCCACGCCCATCTTCGAGGACGCCGAACTCGTCAAGCGTGGCGTGGGCGGCAGCACCGACATCGTCCGCAAGGAGATGTTCACCGTCACCTACTTCGGGGACCACGGCGGCTTCATCCTGCGCCCCGAGGGCACGGCGGGCATCGTGCGCGCCTACCTCCAGGCCGGGCTCAAGCAGTTGCCCGCGCCCCTGAAGCTCTGGACGCACGGCCCGATGTTCCGCGCCGAGAACGTTCAGAAAGGACGCCTGCGCCAGTTCCATCAGGTGGACTACGAGGTGCTGGGCGCCGAGGGCGCCCTGGTGGACGCCGAGGCCATCGCCCTGATGGTCGGGGTCGTGCGCGAGCTGGGCTTGAAGGGCGTACGGGTCAAGCTCGGCAGCATCGGCGACCCCGAGGACCGCGAAGCCTACAACGCCTACCTGCGCGGGCTGTTCACGCCGCACCTGGAACGGCTCTCGGACGACAGCAAGGACCGCCTGGAGCGCAACCCCATGCGGATCCTGGACTCCAAGAGCGCCCAGGACCAGGACCTCATCCGCGAGCTGGACGTGCGGCCCATGCTCGATTCGCTGGGCGAGGCGGCGGCGGCGCACTTCGCGCAGGTGCGCGCCTACCTTGACGACTGGGGGGTGGCCTACGACGTGGACCCCAGCATCGTGCGCGGGCTGGACTATTACCGCCGCACCGCCTGGGAACTGCACCACGAGGGTGTCGGCGCGAAGTCGGCCCTGGGCGGGGGCGGGCGCTACGACGGGCTGGCCGAACAGCTCGGCGGGCCGATGGTGCCGGGCATCGGCTGGGCCTTCGGCATCGAGCGGCTGCTGATCGCGCTGGCGGCCGAGGGCGTGGCCCTGCCGGCCGGGGACGGCCCACTGCTGTACCTCGCCGCGATGGAAGACGCCCAGGTGGCCTTCGCCGCGAAGGTGGCCCAGGAGGCGCGCGCCGCCGCACGGGTCGAGTTCGCCTACCGCCCGCAGAAACCCGGCAACGCCTTTCGCGACGCCGAGCGCCGCCGCGCCCGCTACGCCGCCGTGATCGGCAGCGACGAGCAGGAACGCGGCGTCCTGAAACTCAAGCACCTCGGCACGGGCGCCCAGCAGGACGTGGCGCTCGCCGATCTCAAGACTTTTCTGGAACAGGAGAACGCATGAAACGCACCGCCCTCATCGGCCAGCTCGCGCCGTACAGCGACCAGACCGTGACCCTGCAAGGCTGGGTCAACCGCCGCCGCGACCTCGGGGGCCTGATCTTCATCGAGCTGCGCGACCGCTCCGGCGTGGTGCAGGTGCAGGTCGAGCCGGACTCGGCCGCCTTCGCCGAGGCCGACCAGCTGCGCGCCGAGTACGTCGCGGAGGTCGAGGGCCGGTTCCAGCTGCGCCCGGAAAGTCAGCGCAAGGGGGGGTTGGGCGACTATGAGGTCATCGCCGCGCGCGTGAAGGTGCTCAACGCGGCCAAAACCCCGGCCTTCGAACTCGACAAGGGCGACCAGGTGGCCGAGGACATCCGCCTGAAATACCGCTACCTCGACCTGCGCCGCCCCGAGATGCAGCGCGCGCTGATGCTGCGAAGCAAGGCGGTCGCGGCCGTGACGGCGTTCCTGGAGGCCGAGGGCTTCGTCCAGGTCGAGACGCCGATGCTCACGCGCAGCACCCCCGAGGGCGCACGCGACTTCCTGGTGCCCAGCCGCCTGAGCGCGGGCGAGTTCTACGCGCTGCCGCAGTCGCCGCAGCTGTTCAAGCAGCTCCTGATGATCGCGGGCTTCGACCGCTACTACCAGCTCGCGCGCTGCTTCCGCGACGAGGACCTGCGCGCCGACCGCCAGCCCGACTTCACGCAGCTCGACATGGAGATGAGCTTCGTCGAGCAGGACGACGTGCTGGAGCTTCAGGAGCGCCTGATGGCCCACGTGTTCCGCGAGGTGCTGGGGGTGGAGCTGCCTCTCCCCTTTCCGCGCCTGAGTTACCAGGACGCCATGGACCGCTACGGCTCGGACAAGCCGGACCTGCGCTTCGGGCTGGAGTTCGCGGAGATGACGGACCTGTTCGCGGGCGGCGGCTTCAAGGCCTTCGCCTCGGCGGCGAGCGTCAAGGCCATCGTCGCCCCCGAGCTGACCCGCAAGCAGATCGACGAACTCGAACGCGTCGCCAAGCAGAACGGCGCGGGCGGGCTGGCGTGGCTGCGCCGCGAGGGCAAGGGCTTCACGGGCGGCATCAGCAAGTTCGTGGGCGACCTGGCCCCCGAGCTGATCGCCCGCACCGGCGTCCCCGAGGGCGGCACGCTGCTCTTCGCGGCGGGCGAGTGGAAAAAGGCCGTCTCGGCGCTCGGGGCCGTGCGCCTCGCGCTGCGTGACCTGTTCGGCCTCGCGGCCGCCGGGCCGGCCTTCCACGTTTCCTGGGTCGTGGACTTTCCGCAACTGGACTACGACGAGGACTCGGCGTCGTGGACCTACATGCACCACCCCTTCACCGCGCCGCACCCGGACGACGTGGCGCTGTTCGGCACCGCGCGCCAGGGCGAGATCCGCGCGCAGGCCTACGACCTCGTGCTCAACGGCTTCGAGGTCGGCGGCGGCAGCGTCCGGATCCACGACCCCGAGGTGCAGGCAAAGATGTTCGCGGCCATCGGCATGAGCGACGCGGACGCCCGCGAAAAGTTCGGGTTCTTCCTCGACGCGCTGGCCTCGGGCACGCCCCCGCACGGCGGCATCGCCTGGGGTTTCGACCGCCTGATCATGGTGATGGCCGGGGCCGCGAGCATCCGTGAGGTCATCGCATTCCCCAAGAACAACCGGGGTGCGGACCTCATGGCGGGGGCGCCCTCGGTTGTGGACGCGCCGCAACTCGCGGAGGTCGGGGTGGCGGTGTTGGCTGGAGAATAAGGATATGGGGGCATTCAGCTCCCATATTTGTCAGAACACTAAGTGAATCTATTCACGAGCAAACTAGATCGTGAATTTTTGATTTCCTCTGAATTTGGGTCTTCTGCGCCTTCTGACTAAACTGCGGGACGTGAGTGAAGCGTCTCTGCCCCTGCGCGCCGTGCTGTTCGACCGCGACGATACGATTGCCTGGACCGACCCGTCGGTATACCGCGAGGCGGCGCTGTGGGCAGCAGGCCACTTCGGTCTCGACCCCAGGGCCGTAGGGCGGGCCCTGCAGGCCCAGTGGGAGGAACGGGCCTTCGGGTGGTGGCACCTGCGCAGCGAGGAGGACGAGGCGCAGTTCTGGACCGAGTACGGCCTGGAACTGGTAGAGCGGCTGGGCCTTCCCCCTTCGGCCGCGCCGGACCTGATGGCGGCCTTTCCCTACGAGCGGTACATGAAGCCGGTCGAGGGCGCGCGCGACGTGCTGGGCGAACTGCGCAACCGGGGCCTGAAGATCGGGGTTCTGAGCAATACCCTGCCGAGCATCGGGCGGACGCTGAGCGCGGTCGGCCTGGACGATCTCGTGGACGTGGCGCTGGCGACCTGCACGCTGGGGGTCCACAAACCCGAGGCCCAGGCCTTCCTGCTGGCCGCAGACGCCCTGGGGATCAGGCCGGACGAGGTGCTGTTCATCGACGACAAGGCCGAGAACATCGCGGGCGCGCGGGCGGTCGGCATGCGCGCCGAGCTGATCGACCTGCGCGGGCAGACGCCGGGCGCGCTGCACGACCTGCGCGCGGTGCTGCCCCTGGCGGCCCGGTGAACGCCCGGCCCTGGCCCATCCTCGACGGGCATCTGGACCTCGCCTACAACGCCGGGCTGGGCCGCGACCTGACCCTGCCCCTGGACGGATTGCGGGCAGCCGACCCGGTAGAGGGACAGACCGCCACGGTCAGTTTTCCCGAGCTGCGGGCGGCGGGGGTGCGCGCCGCCTTCGCCACCCTGTTCGCCCTGCCGGCCGGGGCCGGCGAGCTGAGCGGCGAGGGCTACCGCGACCACGCGGGGGCGCGGCGGCAGGCGCTCGAGCAGCTCGACCAGTACCGCCGCTGGGAGGACGCGGGCCATGTGCGGCTCCTGACGGACGCGGCGGCCCTGCGGGAGGTCCTCGCCGCGCCCGAAGGCGCTGGGCCGCTGGGCCTGGTCCTGCTGATGGAAGGAGCCGATCCGGTACGCGACGCGGACGACCTGCCCTTCTGGGTCGGGGCCGGGGTGCGGGTGATCGGACCGGCGTGGGGAGCCACGCGCTACGCCGGGGGCACCGACGCGCCGGGACCGCTGACCGGCGCCGGGCGCGACCTTGTCGCGGCGATGCGCGACCTGGGCATGACGCTCGACCTCTCGCACCTCGACGACGCGGCCTTCGAGGGGGTCATGGAAGCGCCTCCCCGACTGATCGCCACGCACGCCAACAGCCGCGCGCTGGTGCCGGGCAACCGCCACCTCACCGACGAGATGGCCCGCGCGGTGGCGGCCTCGGGCGGGGTCATCGGACTGGTGCTGCTCAGCCGTTTCCTGCGCGCCGGGGTGGGCGACACGGTGCGCGTGCCGCCGGAGGCCGTGCTGGAGCACGCGCGGCACTACGCCCGGCTCGTCGGCTGGGAGCACGTCGGCCTGGGCAGCGACCTCGACGGGGGCTTCGGGGCCGAGAAGACGCCGCTGGGGATCGGGCGCTACGCCGACGTGCCGGGACTGCTGGACCACCTGCCCGCCGAGGCCCGTGCGGGGGTGGCGGGCGGAAACTGGGCACGCTGGCTGCTGGGGGCGCTGGGCTGACCTCCAGGGCCGGAGCTGACCGGGCGGGGGGCGACTTCCGGAGAACTGTTCTAGAGTGGGCGCCGTGAACAACAGTTTCGATACGCGTCAGCACGCGGCCGATCCGGCGCGGCGGCTGGCCGAGGAGGCGTTGCGGGACCGGGTGGAGGGCGGAGACTGGACCTTCGTCGCCCCGCAGCCGGTGTGGGCGGGGTCGGCCCGCCTGAGCCTGCGGGCCCGGCCCGACATGGACAGCGCGCAGGTGACCGAGGCGCTGCCCGGCGAGGCGCTGGAGCGCCTGTGGACCGGGACCGGCGTGGGCGGACAGGACTGGGTGCGGGTCCGCACCCGCCGCGACGGCTATCTGGGCTGGGTGCCGGAGGGCACGCTGCTAGACCGCGCGCCGCAGGGCGAGGCGCTGGAGGTCACGGCGTTGCGGGCGCACGCCTTCGCGGGGCCGAAGGTGAGCCGGCCGGTCGTGGGCGAGCTGTGCCTGGGCGCGCGGGTGTGGCGCGCGGCTGGCGAGGTCGTGACCGAGGAACACAGGCGCTGGGTCCCGGTACGGCTGGCCGGGGGCGAGGCGGCCTGGGTGCAGGAGGTGGCCTTCGCGCCGCTGGCGGTCACGGACCCGGCCGACTTCGCGCTGTGGCTGCTGGAGACGCCCTACGTGTGGGGCGGGCGCAGCGCCTGGGGGCTGGACTGCTCGGGGCTGAGCGGGCTGGCCTACGCGGCCTGCGGCCGGGACCTGCCACGCGACGCCGACCAGCAGCAGGCGGCCCTCGCGGCGGTGGAGGCGCCGGAACGCGGCGACCTCGTGTTCTTTCCGGGGCACGTGGGGATCATGCTCGACGGGCGGCGGCTGGTCCATGCCAACGCCACGCACATGCGCGTGACGGTCGAGACGCTGGGCGAGGGCGGGTACGGCGAGCGCCTGCGGGCGAGTTGCGCGGGCTTCGGGCGGTGGACGGCGTGAGCGGGGCCGTGACCTGGGAGACGCGCGAGCTGCACACCGCGCAGCCCTTCGGCATCGCGCGCTGGACACACAGCGTCTACCCACGCACCTTCGTCACGCTGGACGCGGGGGGCGTGCGCGGCCAGGGCGAGTCGGCCCCGAACGCCTTCTACGGCGAGACGGGCGCCACCGTGCAGGCGGTGCTGCCGCTGCTCGCGGGCGCGCTGGAGGACCCCTGGGACTGGGACGGCCTGCGCGCGCGGCTGGACGCCCGGATGCCGCAGGGCCACCCGAGCGTGAAATGCGCGCTGGAGATGGCGGCGCTGGACTGGTGCGCCCGGAGCGCCGGGCTGCCGGTTTGGCGGCTGCTGGGGCTCTCGCCCGGCGCGCTGCCCGAGAGCAGCTACACGGTGTCCATCGCCGCGCTGCCCGAGATGCGCCGGCAGGCCCGCGAGGCCGCCGCGCGCGGACACGGCGTCCTGAAGGTGAAGCTGGGCACGGCGCAGGACGAGCAGATCGTCGCGGCGCTGCGCGAGGAGGCGCCGGAGGCCGCGCTGCGGGTGGACGCCAACGCCGCGTGGAGCCGCCCGCAGGCCCGCCGGATGCTGGGCGTGCTGGAGGCGGCCGGCGTAGAGTTCGTCGAGCAGCCGCTCGCGGCCGGGGACCTGGAGGGGCACGCGGCGCTGCGCGGCGTCTCGGCGGTGCCCATCGTGGCCGACGAGAGCCTGCACCACGTCTCGGACATCGTGGCGCTGGCGGGGGCCTTCGACGGGGTGAACCTCAAGCTCGCCAAGCTGGGGGGGCCACTGCGGGCGCTGGAGGCCCTGCGGCTGGCGCGGGCGCACGGCCTGGGCGTGATGATGGGCTGCATGATCGAGAGTTCGCTGGGGATCGCCGCCGCCGCGCACCTCGCGGGGCTGTGCGACTGGGCCGACCTCGACGGGGCGCTGCTGCTCGCGGACGACCCGTACCGGGGGCTGGAGTGGACCGCCGGGCACCTCGCGCGGCCCCAGGGCGCGGGCTGGGGGGTCGAAGCGGGATGATCCGGGTGGCGGTCCTGGGCTGCGGCAACCGGGGGGCCGACGTGTACGCGCGCCACCTCGCGGCGCAGGGGGCCGCCGTGACCCACCTCGCCGAGCCCAGGGCCGCGCGGCTGGCCGAGGTCGCGGCGCGGCATGGCGTCCCGGCCGGGGCCTGCTTCGCGGACACGGACGCCTTCTTCGCGCTCGGGCGGGTGGCCGACGCGGTGGTGATCGCCACGCCGGACGGCGACCACATGGAGCCGTGCCTGCGCGCCCTGGCGCTGGGCTACGACGTGCTGCTCGAAAAGCCGCTGTGCCCCGACGAGCGTGACCTGGAGCGGCTGCTCGCGGCGCAGGCGGCCTCGACCGGGCGGGTGACGGTCTGCCACGTGCTGCGGGCCACGCCGTTTTTCCGGGCGGTACGCGGGGTGCTGGACAGCGGGCGGCTGGGGCGGCTGGTGGGCATCGTGCAGGCCGAGAACGTCGCCTTCTGGCACTACGCGCACTCCTACGTACGGGGCAACTGGGCGCAGTCGCCGCCCGCCGCGCCGTTCATCCTCGCCAAGAGCAGCCACGACCTCGACCTGCTGCGCTGGTTCGCGGGCTCTCCCCCACTGCGGGTGAGCAGCGAAGGCGGCCTGCACCACTTCCGGCCCGGGGAGGCCCCGGCGGGGGCGGCGGCGCGCTGCGTGGCCTGCGCGGTCCCGGCGTGCCCCTACGACGCGCGGCGCATCTACGGCGGGCGCGACCCGCAGGCGTGGCCGGTGACGGTGCTCACGGCGGGCGGAACCTCGCTGGAAGACGCCCTCTCCTCGGGCCCCTACGGGCGCTGCGTGTACCACGCGGGCAACGACGTGCCCGACCACCAGACGGTGACGGTGGCCTTCGCGGGCGGGGTCACGGCGCAGCTCACGGTGAGCGCTTTCACGCACAACAACACGCGCACCCTCAAACTGTGCGGCACCCACGGCGAGCTGCGCGCCCACATGGAGCGCGGCGAACTGGAGCTGCACGACTTCCGCAGCGGCGAGGTCACGCGCCTGGAGGTGGACGCGTCCGGCAACCACGGTGGCGGCGACGAGGCCCTGGTGGCGGCGTGGCTGCGCTTCCTGCGGCGCGAAGGAGACGTACCCACCCCGCTGGCCGAGTCGCTCGACTCGCACCGCATCGCCTTTGCGGCCGAGCGGGCGCGGCGCTCGGGCACGGTGCAGGTGCTGGACTAGGCGGCGCCCGGGCAGGACGCCGGCCTCGGTTCCCCTTTCGCCTCAGAGATCGGCCGGGCAGGCCCCCAGGCCATACAGTCCGGGACCGACATGCGCGCCGATCACCCCGCCGATGAGCTGGGCACGGCCGCCCACCACGCGCAGGCGACTGCGCAGGGCGGCGGCGCGCAGTTCCAGCAGCGCCGCCGGATCGGCCCCGGCGTGGGCCACCGTGAGGTGCAGGGGCGCGGAGCCGTAGCGGTCTTCGAGACTCAGCAGCATCTCCGCGAGGGCCTGGTCGGTGCGCACGCGGCGCAGGGGCCGCAGCCGGCCCTCTCCGAAACCCAGGACCGGGCGCAGGTCGAGCATATTGCCCACGAACCGCTGCACGCGGCCCAGGCGGCCGCCCCGCCGCAGGTAATCCAGGGTCGGCACCGTGAACTGGGTCAGGCCGTGCGTGCGGGCCCGGGCGACGGCAGCCTCGGCGGCGTCCAGGTCCGCCCCGGCGTCCAGGGCGGCGCGGGCGCGCAGGGCCGCCTCCGCGAGGGCGACCGAGGCCACGCCGCTGTCCACCACCCGCACGCGCTCCCCGAAGCCCGCCGCCGCCTCGCGGGCCTGGCCGACCGTCTGCGAGAGCGCGCCGCTGAGATGCACGCTCAGAATGGCGTCGCAGCCCCGGAGCAGCCGGGCGTAGCGCGCGGCGAAGGCCTCCGGGCCGGGCGGCGCGGTCGTGACCCGGCCACCGGCGCGCTGGTGGGCATAGACCGGAGCAGGGTCGTCGGGCGACAGCGCTCCCCCACCCACGAGCGAGAGCCGCAGCGGCACGATCACCAGGCCCAGCCGACGCGCCGCCGACGTGCTGAGGTCACAGGTGGAGTCGGTCACGACGGCGACGCGCATGGATGGCCCATGGTGCGGCGCGCGGGCGTGTGGCGCGTGAGGACCGCGCCGGGACGCCGCCTGACAGGCCAGGCCTATACTCCGCAGCGATATGCAGGAACGTCCTACTGTTGCAGTGCTGTGCCACACCGGCGCGGGCGGGTCGGGGGTAGTCGCGACCGAACTGGGTCTCCAGGTCGCCCGCTCAGGCCACGAGGTCCACTTCGTCGGCCCCGCCATGCCCTTTCGCCTCATGGGTCACCAGGGCTTCCGGGGACCCTACTTCCACCAGATCAGCAGCTTCGCCTACGCGCTCTTCGACCAGCCCTACCCCGAACTCGCCGCCGCCAACACGCTGGCCGAGGTGATCCAGGAGTACGGCGTGGACCTCACGCACGCCCACTACGCCATTCCGCACGCCACCGCCGCCAACCACGCGCGCGCCATCACCGGGCGCGGGCGGGTCATCACGACGCTGCACGGCACCGACGTGACGCTGGTGGGGGCCGAACCGGCCTTCCGGCAGACCACCCGGCATGCCATCGAGCGCAGCGACCACGTCACGGCCGTTTCGCACTTCCTGGCCGAGCAGACCCGCGAGGTCTTCGGCACGCAGCGCGAGATCGAGGTGATCCACAACTTCGTGGACTCGGGGCGCTTCGTGCGCATCACCGACCCCGCCGTGCGCGCCCGTTTCGCGCACCCGGAAGAGGCGCTCATCGTGCACGTCAGCAACTTCCGGCCGGTCAAGCGGGTGGAGGACGTGGTGCAGGTCTTCGCCCGCGTGGCGAGCGAGCTGCCCGCCCGGCTCCTGATGGTCGGAGACGGTCCCGAGCGCGCCCGCGCCTTCGATCTGGCGCGCGAACTGGGCGTCATCGGGCGCACACAGTTCCTGGGGTCCTTCCCCGACGTGCAGACCGTGCTGGGCATCAGCGACCTGTTCCTGCTGCCCAGCAGCAACGAGTCCTTCGGGCTGGCGGCGCTGGAGGCCATGAGCTGCGAGATGCCGGTGGTCGCCTCGCGCGCCGGAGGCATTCCCGAGGTCGTCGAGCACGGCGTGAACGGGTTCCTGGCCGATGTGGGCGACGTCGACGCGATGGCCGACGCCGCGCTGCGCGTGCTGCGCGACCGTGACCTTTACACCCGCATGAGCGCCGCCGCCCGCGAGACGGCCGTCACGCGCTTTCACCCCGGTCTGATCGTGCCGCAGTACCTCGCGGCCTACCGGCGCACCGTCCGGGAGGGGGCGGGCGCGCCGGGCTGCTGAGCCCCTATCGCCCCAGGTCGATCTGCACGGTGGTCTGGGGGGTGTAAGGCTGCACGCGCACGGTGTTGCGCACGTCCACCACCAGGGCGTTCCAGCCGCGCTCCAGCGCCGCCTGGTAGTCGCGGCTGCCCGTGACGGTGGTGGCCGCGCTGGCCCACACGACGAACACGCCGCCCCGGCCCACGTTCAGGCGCACCTCGCGCAGCGGTTCGCCCTCGTCGTGGCTGCCGCTGCCGTTGGTATCGCGGTAGAGGTAGAACTTCAGCTCGGCGGCCTGCGCGGGGGCGCTCACGCGCGTCAGGTCGATGAGGCCCGGCCAGCTCAGGCGATCGTCCACCGGCACCTGGGCGCGGACGGGGGGCGCGGCGTCGGGCAGCGCCAGCGAGAAACGCCCGCCCGTGACCGGCGC encodes:
- a CDS encoding diacylglycerol/lipid kinase family protein, translating into MSAQMQGQTPPPDVQNSAPASSPTPAGDLRRVLVVFNPKSGQGDSGLPAFVQGLRAAGLEVVERELEKDMPMESYVEDLESFHTLVGAGGDGTVSSLAYAARYRNVPLLAYPAGTANLIAQNLDLPKDPEGLVGVVLAGHALRLDMGEVEVRGEKKGFCMLAGAGADAAMIRDSEDLKERFGALAYAISAMRQLNPKKTTFNLKIDGQERSFEGIGVMVANLGMANYRLPITSDISPSDGRFTVILMQAGNILRLLPNLLDSVRAKLNLGDPLFSSNLETIEAREVQVDATEPFPLQYDGELHVETTPFTARILPGALRMLTPVKAGELET
- a CDS encoding IPT/TIG domain-containing protein, with translation MQRIFLASLLFAGALASCAPSTGSVAGVTVAPVLVKVSEAAARGGTLTIQGRYLGGPATGRVLMGVTEDGQGGYAVPAAAVQSWTDSQIVLTIPDNAPVGGSWLFVEVGGRRSANGLPYSVRQ
- the hisS gene encoding histidine--tRNA ligase → MAIQRPKGTQDLLPEGSPKLSLDTQASAFTHIQDVARRVLERAGAQFIATPIFEDAELVKRGVGGSTDIVRKEMFTVTYFGDHGGFILRPEGTAGIVRAYLQAGLKQLPAPLKLWTHGPMFRAENVQKGRLRQFHQVDYEVLGAEGALVDAEAIALMVGVVRELGLKGVRVKLGSIGDPEDREAYNAYLRGLFTPHLERLSDDSKDRLERNPMRILDSKSAQDQDLIRELDVRPMLDSLGEAAAAHFAQVRAYLDDWGVAYDVDPSIVRGLDYYRRTAWELHHEGVGAKSALGGGGRYDGLAEQLGGPMVPGIGWAFGIERLLIALAAEGVALPAGDGPLLYLAAMEDAQVAFAAKVAQEARAAARVEFAYRPQKPGNAFRDAERRRARYAAVIGSDEQERGVLKLKHLGTGAQQDVALADLKTFLEQENA
- the aspS gene encoding aspartate--tRNA ligase, whose translation is MKRTALIGQLAPYSDQTVTLQGWVNRRRDLGGLIFIELRDRSGVVQVQVEPDSAAFAEADQLRAEYVAEVEGRFQLRPESQRKGGLGDYEVIAARVKVLNAAKTPAFELDKGDQVAEDIRLKYRYLDLRRPEMQRALMLRSKAVAAVTAFLEAEGFVQVETPMLTRSTPEGARDFLVPSRLSAGEFYALPQSPQLFKQLLMIAGFDRYYQLARCFRDEDLRADRQPDFTQLDMEMSFVEQDDVLELQERLMAHVFREVLGVELPLPFPRLSYQDAMDRYGSDKPDLRFGLEFAEMTDLFAGGGFKAFASAASVKAIVAPELTRKQIDELERVAKQNGAGGLAWLRREGKGFTGGISKFVGDLAPELIARTGVPEGGTLLFAAGEWKKAVSALGAVRLALRDLFGLAAAGPAFHVSWVVDFPQLDYDEDSASWTYMHHPFTAPHPDDVALFGTARQGEIRAQAYDLVLNGFEVGGGSVRIHDPEVQAKMFAAIGMSDADAREKFGFFLDALASGTPPHGGIAWGFDRLIMVMAGAASIREVIAFPKNNRGADLMAGAPSVVDAPQLAEVGVAVLAGE
- a CDS encoding HAD family hydrolase — translated: MSEASLPLRAVLFDRDDTIAWTDPSVYREAALWAAGHFGLDPRAVGRALQAQWEERAFGWWHLRSEEDEAQFWTEYGLELVERLGLPPSAAPDLMAAFPYERYMKPVEGARDVLGELRNRGLKIGVLSNTLPSIGRTLSAVGLDDLVDVALATCTLGVHKPEAQAFLLAADALGIRPDEVLFIDDKAENIAGARAVGMRAELIDLRGQTPGALHDLRAVLPLAAR
- a CDS encoding dipeptidase encodes the protein MNARPWPILDGHLDLAYNAGLGRDLTLPLDGLRAADPVEGQTATVSFPELRAAGVRAAFATLFALPAGAGELSGEGYRDHAGARRQALEQLDQYRRWEDAGHVRLLTDAAALREVLAAPEGAGPLGLVLLMEGADPVRDADDLPFWVGAGVRVIGPAWGATRYAGGTDAPGPLTGAGRDLVAAMRDLGMTLDLSHLDDAAFEGVMEAPPRLIATHANSRALVPGNRHLTDEMARAVAASGGVIGLVLLSRFLRAGVGDTVRVPPEAVLEHARHYARLVGWEHVGLGSDLDGGFGAEKTPLGIGRYADVPGLLDHLPAEARAGVAGGNWARWLLGALG
- a CDS encoding NlpC/P60 family protein, producing MNNSFDTRQHAADPARRLAEEALRDRVEGGDWTFVAPQPVWAGSARLSLRARPDMDSAQVTEALPGEALERLWTGTGVGGQDWVRVRTRRDGYLGWVPEGTLLDRAPQGEALEVTALRAHAFAGPKVSRPVVGELCLGARVWRAAGEVVTEEHRRWVPVRLAGGEAAWVQEVAFAPLAVTDPADFALWLLETPYVWGGRSAWGLDCSGLSGLAYAACGRDLPRDADQQQAALAAVEAPERGDLVFFPGHVGIMLDGRRLVHANATHMRVTVETLGEGGYGERLRASCAGFGRWTA
- a CDS encoding dipeptide epimerase, whose translation is MDGVSGAVTWETRELHTAQPFGIARWTHSVYPRTFVTLDAGGVRGQGESAPNAFYGETGATVQAVLPLLAGALEDPWDWDGLRARLDARMPQGHPSVKCALEMAALDWCARSAGLPVWRLLGLSPGALPESSYTVSIAALPEMRRQAREAAARGHGVLKVKLGTAQDEQIVAALREEAPEAALRVDANAAWSRPQARRMLGVLEAAGVEFVEQPLAAGDLEGHAALRGVSAVPIVADESLHHVSDIVALAGAFDGVNLKLAKLGGPLRALEALRLARAHGLGVMMGCMIESSLGIAAAAHLAGLCDWADLDGALLLADDPYRGLEWTAGHLARPQGAGWGVEAG
- a CDS encoding Gfo/Idh/MocA family protein, which produces MIRVAVLGCGNRGADVYARHLAAQGAAVTHLAEPRAARLAEVAARHGVPAGACFADTDAFFALGRVADAVVIATPDGDHMEPCLRALALGYDVLLEKPLCPDERDLERLLAAQAASTGRVTVCHVLRATPFFRAVRGVLDSGRLGRLVGIVQAENVAFWHYAHSYVRGNWAQSPPAAPFILAKSSHDLDLLRWFAGSPPLRVSSEGGLHHFRPGEAPAGAAARCVACAVPACPYDARRIYGGRDPQAWPVTVLTAGGTSLEDALSSGPYGRCVYHAGNDVPDHQTVTVAFAGGVTAQLTVSAFTHNNTRTLKLCGTHGELRAHMERGELELHDFRSGEVTRLEVDASGNHGGGDEALVAAWLRFLRREGDVPTPLAESLDSHRIAFAAERARRSGTVQVLD
- a CDS encoding DegV family protein is translated as MRVAVVTDSTCDLSTSAARRLGLVIVPLRLSLVGGGALSPDDPAPVYAHQRAGGRVTTAPPGPEAFAARYARLLRGCDAILSVHLSGALSQTVGQAREAAAGFGERVRVVDSGVASVALAEAALRARAALDAGADLDAAEAAVARARTHGLTQFTVPTLDYLRRGGRLGRVQRFVGNMLDLRPVLGFGEGRLRPLRRVRTDQALAEMLLSLEDRYGSAPLHLTVAHAGADPAALLELRAAALRSRLRVVGGRAQLIGGVIGAHVGPGLYGLGACPADL